The sequence below is a genomic window from Lodderomyces elongisporus chromosome 2, complete sequence.
GGTGTTCAAATGGTTTACAAGCAATGGTCTTGGCACATTCCTCGTTTAATTTCACTTGAGGATCCACGagctcttcttcatcttcatcgtcttcatcatcctcatcatcatcatcctcatcctcatcgTCACCATCATCTactgtttcttcttcaggAGTCTCTTCTGGTGCGTCTTCCTCTTGAGCTTCTGGAGCTTCCTCATCGGCAACTTCATTTTGGGTCTCGTCACCTTTCTATATAGTAAGCAAAGTTAGTAAAAactgttgttgaagaaatacccccaaaaaaaaaaacaaacataaaataaaatttaataAAATGGGCAATTGTTTCTGCATTACTCAATTGCTTAAATGATGAGGGGTCTGGGAGTCCCATGAaatttgtatgtatatatgtatatatgtatctGTGTATTCATTAGCAAGCAAAGAGTCTTTGCTCAACTTGTCGCATGAAACGAGGAGCTGAAAGAGATCGAATCCAATGAAATGATAATGAAACATACTTCGTCAGCGTAGGCTGTTGGGATGATATTGTCCAATAAGTCTTTTAAGAATGACATCTCaatattctctttttttgtagtagtagaagtaagtatatatgtatgtgtgtatatatgtggGTGTCGGTGTGTGGGTGTGGGTaggtgtgtgtatgtgagAATGTATCTACGTATTTGTTGTCAAAGTCTTGTTTCCTCaagatttttgattttttttttgatttttcaaTCCAATTGGTAAGTACTTTTTTCTTAGTGGTGTTTGGTTATTCGAAACTGTTATGGATGTATGTGAGCTGCTACCAAATGTGCTTATTTCTCTACTCTTTAACTcgccttttcttttttttattttttaattttttaaatttgttttggctCTGTTGGCATTGAATGGGAGTATCCAAtatatcttcttttttttttttttatttggctgtagtagaaaagaagatataTGAAAGCGCACTTTTGTAACTGCCTAGTCTGTGCGTAATATGGAAAAAACAATCCTGCTATTGGTTAACACTCTTAACTACTAACTGGTTGAGAAGAAGCTACCATGTGTAGTATTTCTATgcctctcttttttttttatttctctctctctttctctctgtATCTGTATCTGTCTCACATTTTGTACATTACCAAACCTACCTTCATTTCCAATTGAGAATCtacaaataaacaacatTCTATCTCTATCATTTAAATCTATGTAAAATCTATCAGTCTATAAATACTCATTCAacacattttcttttattcttcttttctctctttttattttttttttcttttttttcttttttctctttttgtcaATCTACGACTTCTCCTCCAAATGTTCTTCATTTTTGGCAATTTCGTAAATCTTCTCATTGGTGTCAAATGGATTATCAATGTACAAATTGTGACCACCTTCAGCAATCTCGCCATATTTGAAAACCACTTTTTCTGTATTACCTTCTtgattcaatttttttaatagtTTCTCACCAGCTTCAGAATTCATGAAATCATACTCTCCATAAAACACGAATAAATTGAAGCGAAGATCCAGTGGTTTGTTCTCTAATTTTGTAATAAACTTGTCATACAAGGGCCACTTACTCACCGTTGCCGGTGTCAACAAGTACTTGACATAAATATCACTATGGCTTCCATGCGTAGTGGAATTGTACAAGTATTCCACTATCAACTCAATTTCACGCTTAGTCCCATATACCAAATCGTTACTATTCTTGTATATCGCCTCTGCTCCACCGTGCTTTGCAACAAGTTTGTTGATCTTTGAGAGTTTCGAAAGCCAGATCCCAAAATACAATTTAACACCCCAAGGACCCAAAAATGGAAGAATGCGTGGTAAAAAGGGAATCTTGTAGTACCACTTCAAAATATGGTCTTTGGATAACACGGGGAATCGACTAAGAAACTTGTAAGAGGTAGGATCCAAAGTGGGCGTTTCCACTTCACTGGTTACTGTATCATTCGTAATTGCCATAACGTGACGTTCCACACCTACTGGTGATagcaaaatcaaatttcGTACATTATCGGGATTTCTTAAAGCATATGAACCGCTCCAGTATGCACCATATGAATGTCCaatcaaaaaatcaatttgCTCAATTCCACTGGCTTGTCTCCATTTATCTATTGCTCCAGAATAGAAATCCTCCATATCTTCCAAAATTGGTTTAAATAGTTTTTGatacttttgaaaattggCGGGGTCAAGTTGGTACCCATCAATCAATTTGTAATACTTtttatacaattttttggGGTTCTGAGGGTCTTCGTGATCAATCATCTTAATACTTGCAGTGGATGGAATTTTCCATGATATCGTATCGTTTGCAATCTTTGGGTTCGAAGACAATCCAAAAGTGATATTGTCGAGAAAATGCACATGGTAATTATACTGCGTACTTGACTTGAACTTGTTtataatttgaaaatt
It includes:
- the QCR6 gene encoding ubiquinol--cytochrome-c reductase subunit 6, with the protein product MSFLKDLLDNIIPTAYADEKGDETQNEVADEEAPEAQEEDAPEETPEEETVDDGDDEDEDDDDEDDEDDEDEEELVDPQVKLNEECAKTIACKPFEHHFHECIERVTKEMEEPDYAHKHYKEDCVEEFFHLQHCVNDCVAPKLFNKLK
- a CDS encoding uncharacterized protein (MEROPS:MER0031645); the encoded protein is MIHQTRLRIIVRQFSLKTNGSNFHLPKDYKPNKVIKTLPLSRCAEIWWKSLSKNRTSELQKELVDLMIPNTDENAGIIKDHKLVVIDQEEKHHINEVGFRIENDADLPTKHLVFIHGYGASLGCFARNFQIINKFKSSTQYNYHVHFLDNITFGLSSNPKIANDTISWKIPSTASIKMIDHEDPQNPKKLYKKYYKLIDGYQLDPANFQKYQKLFKPILEDMEDFYSGAIDKWRQASGIEQIDFLIGHSYGAYWSGSYALRNPDNVRNLILLSPVGVERHVMAITNDTVTSEVETPTLDPTSYKFLSRFPVLSKDHILKWYYKIPFLPRILPFLGPWGVKLYFGIWLSKLSKINKLVAKHGGAEAIYKNSNDLVYGTKREIELIVEYLYNSTTHGSHSDIYVKYLLTPATVSKWPLYDKFITKLENKPSDLRFNLFVFYGEYDFMNSEAGEKLLKKLNQEGNTEKVVFKYGEIAEGGHNLYIDNPFDTNEKIYEIAKNEEHLEEKS